The Thunnus albacares chromosome 11, fThuAlb1.1, whole genome shotgun sequence genome contains a region encoding:
- the ankrd50l gene encoding ankyrin repeat domain-containing protein 50, translating into MSDAQESMSSSGLGSSSSLLQGRRFYCREWVLDKLRRCLDARSMPGQMPGLLVTGGPGAGKTALCTEVVWPTSKAGLAVGLASRCLASHFCQREDQRSTVLWRFVLGLVEQLRASPLLPPEYKEILNSPSVSSALEPLACQRNPDDTFKRSVLEPLLDLPPPAQSLMLVVDSLDVGYGMGEGDGKSGSIAELLAANQHLLPGWLLLVCSVRRHNKAICKMFSGFRKLCLDDLRKPPPVRDVQQYILCRLDEEAALRRQLTPDTADMLNLLHIKSGGCFLFLERVLDGVAAALVGLREIRDIPGTLNGLYLWLCQRLFPRGLFIYIKPLLNVLLAAPRPLTPQQLFTAAWTHDTSLSIQDFQNKLRTLSPLLIDGPGGSKLLFHASFAEWLTDVKYCTQKYLCSRTEGHSMLAMALTLQGPHLDIEDTCQLATHLVCSGHHKDNPSLLALWMLWAGVPAVTPSCSSALSTSLTQPPVVVSQEVLQLLMRSGLISTACFTNAHPSVGVLCIGEDGTNGQQTFEREGSIKKLLDSGVSVNQFGSTDGQNLLASAALEGSANVAKLLLTHGSDPLISDHQGQTPLTLASRQGHVEVLSVLLEWAKNQQPETAVRMMEHVDNEGWTALRSAAWGGHSEAVRLLLDARADVDGCDGEGRTALRAAAWGGHEETVLTLLDYGAQVDKADSKGRTPLIAAAYMGHHEAVEILLDHNAEVNLADGDGRTALSVAALCVPTAAGVKGYGEVAGRLLERGADPGHRDHDGMTPLLLAAYEGHDDIVELLLEAGADVDETAGPDGNAPAAAAVTPLLAAAAMGHMRTVSRLLFWGAAVDAIDCEGRTALCLAAARGSTEVVRALLDRGLDENHKDDLGWTPLHAAACEGHRAVCAALTERGSMARVGEMDIEGRTPLILAAQEGHWSTVRLLLDRRSPIDHRAYDGHSALSAALLESHAEVAELLMRRGADTDVRDAEGRPLLYLLVLENRLEMAMLLIEKGGVPLESRDSEGRTAIHVASWQGCVEMVDLLLKHGANPNAQDTEGRPPMHSVAWTGHAEVGCCLLGASGVNIDLACHQGATALSIAAQEGHANIVAMLLERGANPNHMDKYGRSPVKVAGKHRHFNIVRLLENYGAKPYLGLLPHSSTVSPAKPNKIPSSGISESNGGEAAAATSSSSVSSPGSTAERFHSMQSSQTSSTCHSLATVQTVPADSLSFIQQIQQHSLPRSRSRPSTLPPGGSGMGSLHGSSQRHPKGSPPPTVCTVTAIVHNCELPQKGLSSGLEYHDKMNKQNLITADRTTYTGGKWHSVMASLGIMPGQDSPAVGAKNRENPPLGYPYRLQSPLQGEAWDSLPQKNILSPSCYSFTPAPPCSALPEDVMVTMTTTDPQLNLKQAIKLQFEGPTSSALYKRETPL; encoded by the exons ATGTCAGACGCCCAGGAATCAATGAGCAGCAGCGGACTTGGCAGCAGCTCCAGCTTGCTTCAGGGCCGGCGTTTCTACTGTCGGGAATGGGTCCTGGACAAGCTGCGGCGTTGCCTGGATGCCCGCTCCATGCCGGGCCAGATGCCTGGGCTGCTGGTGACGGGGGGCCCCGGTGCTGGGAAGACTGCCCTGTGCACCGAGGTGGTGTGGCCCACCTCAAAGGCAGGGCTGGCAGTTGGGCTGGCATCTCGCTGCCTGGCATCCCACTTCTGCCAGAGGGAGGATCAAAGGAGTACAGTCCTGTGGAGGTTTGTCCTGGGCCTGGTTGAGCAGCTGAGGGCCtcacctctcctccctcctgagTACAAAGAGATCCTGAACAGCCCATCTGTATCCTCTGCTCTGGAGCCTCTTGCCTGTCAAAGAAACCCTGATGACACCTTCAAGAg ATCAGTTTTGGAACCCCTGTTGgaccttcctcctcctgcccAATCGCTGATGCTTGTGGTGGACTCCCTGGATGTAGGATatgggatgggagagggagATGGAAAGAGCGGCTCTATCGCAGAGCTCCTGGCTGCCAATCAACACCTGCTGCCTGGCTGGCTGCTGCTGGTCTGCTCTGTCCGCCGCCACAACAAGGctatctgcaaaatgttttcag GTTTTCGTAAGCTCTGTCTGGATGATCTGCGGAAGCCCCCACCGGTCCGCGACGTGCAGCAGTATATCCTCTGCCGGCTGGATGAAGAAGCAGCACTTCGCCGCCAGCTCACCCCTGACACTGCTGACATGCTGAATCTGCTGCACATCAAGAGTGGCGGCTGCTTTCTCTTCCTTGAGCGTGTGCTGGACGGCGTGGCAGCTGCCCTAGTTGGTCTGCGGGAGATCCGGGACATCCCCGGGACTCTCAATGGCCTCTACCTTTGGCTGTGCCAGAGACTCTTTCCCCGGGGGCTCTTCATCTACATAAAGCCACTCCTTAATGTGCTCTTAGCTGCCCCGAGGCCCCTCACACCCCAGCAGCTGTTCACAGCAGCCTGGACACATGACACCTCTCTCAGCATCCAGGACTTCCAGAACAAGCTCCGGACACTCTCTCCACTCTTAATTGATGGCCCTGGGGGCAGCAAACTACTTTTTCATGCCAGCTTTGCTGAGTGGCTGACAGATGTCAAATATTGTACACAGAAGTACCTGTGTAGCAGAACAGAGGGTCACAGCATGCTCGCCATGGCTCTGACTCTGCAGGGACCCCACCTGGACATTGAGGACACTTGCCAGCTAGCCACACATTTAGTTTGCTCAGGTCACCATAAAGATAATCCTTCATTATTGGCACTGTGGATGCTGTGGGCAGGTGTGCCTGCTGTTACTCCTAGCTGCAGCAGTGCCCTCAGTACATCCTTAACTCAGCCTCCTGTTGTGGTCAGTCAGGAAGTCCTCCAGCTGTTAATGAGGAGTGGGCTCATCTCTACAGCCTGTTTTACAAATGCACACCCAAGTGTTGGAGTGCTTTGTATAGGTGAAGATGGAACTAATGGACAACAGACATTTGAAAGGGAGGGCTCTATAAAGAAGCTGCTGGACAGTGGGGTGTCTGTAAACCAGTTTGGTTCTACAGATGGACAGAACTTGCTGGCCAGTGCAGCCCTCGAGGGTTCTGCAAATGTAGCCAAACTTCTCCTGACACACGGATCTGATCCACTGATCAGTGATCATCAGGGTCAAACGCCACTGACCTTGGCCTCCAGGCAGGGCCATGTTGAAGTTTTGTCTGTGCTTCTGGAATGGGCCAAGAACCAGCAGCCAGAAACTGCAGTGCGGATGATGGAGCATGTCGACAATGAAGGCTGGACAGCACTGCGCTCTGCAGCTTGGGGAGGACACAGCGAGGCAGTTAGGCTTCTGCTGGATGCACGAGCAGATGTGGATGGATGTGACGGTGAGGGCCGGACTGCTCTCAGAGCTGCAGCCTGGGGGGGTCATGAGGAAACAGTCCTGACCCTGCTGGACTATGGTGCACAGGTTGACAAAGCTGACAGCAAAGGCCGCACACCACTTATTGCTGCTGCTTATATGGGACATCATGAAGCTGTGGAGATATTGCTGGACCACAATGCAGAAGTTAACTTAGCTGATGGAGATGGGCGCACTGCCCTGTCAGTTGCTGCCCTCTGTGTCCCTACAGCAGCAGGGGTCAAAGGTTATGGGGAGGTAGCAGGTCGGTTACTGGAGCGTGGAGCAGATCCAGGACACAGAGATCATGATGGAATGACACCACTGCTTCTTGCAGCCTATGAGGGCCATGATGACATAGTTGAGCTTCTGTTAGAAGCTGGTGCTGACGTAGATGAGACTGCTGGCCCTGATGGCAATGCCccggctgcagctgctgttactcccctgctggctgctgcagcAATGGGCCACATGAGGACAGTGTCACGGCTGCTTTTCTGGGGAGCAGCTGTGGACGCCATTGATTGTGAAGGCAGGACGGCACTCTGCCTGGCAGCAGCAAGGGGCAGCACTGAGGTTGTCCGCGCCCTCCTGGACCGAGGCCTGGACGAGAACCACAAGGATGACCTCGGCTGGACTCCACTGCATGCTGCTGCCTGTGAAGGTCATCGAGCTGTGTGTGCTGCTTTGACAGAGCGAGGCAGCATGGCACGTGTCGGAGAGATGGACATTGAAGGACGCACTCCTCTTATATTGGCTGCCCAAGAAGGTCACTGGAGCACTGTCAGGCTGTTGTTGGACAGACGTTCTCCTATTGACCATAGGGCATACGATGGACATTCTGCTTTGAGTGCTGCTCTGCTGGAGAGCCATGCTGAGGTTGCAGAGCTGCTCATGAGGCGAGGGGCTGACACTGATGTCCGGGACGCTGAGGGACGGCCTTTACTCTACCTCCTGGTGTTGGAGAATCGTCTTGAAATGGCTATGCTCCTCATTGAGAAAGGGGGGGTGCCCCTGGAGTCCCGAGATTCTGAGGGCCGTACAGCGATTCATGTGGCCTCCTGGCAGGGATGTGTGGAGATGGTAGACCTACTTTTGAAGCATGGGGCGAACCCCAATGCACAGGATACAGAGGGGAGACCACCAATGCATTCAGTGGCTTGGACAGGACATGCTGAAGTGGGATGTTGTCTCCTAGGAGCCAGTGGAGTCAATATAGACCTTGCTTGCCACCAGGGAGCAACAGCTCTGAGCATCGCTGCCCAGGAGGGACATGCTAACATTGTTGCAATGCTTCTGGAAAGAGGTGCAAATCCCAACCACATGGATAAATATGGCCGTAGTCCAGTCAAAGTGGCCGGGAAACACAGGCACTTCAATATTGTCAGGCTTTTGGAGAACTATGGAGCCAAGCCATACCTAGGCCTGCTGCCTCACTCCAGTACTGTCTCCCCTGCAAAACCCAACAAGATCCCTTCCTCAGGCATCTCAGAGAGTAATGGAGGTGAAGCCGCAGCTgctacctcctcctcttcagtaTCTTCTCCCGGCTCCACTGCAGAACGATTTCACTCCATGCAGAGCTCCCAGACCTCATCTACCTGCCACTCGCTAGCCACGGTGCAGACAGTTCCAGCTGACAGCCTCAGCTTTATCCAGCAGATCCAACAGCACTCACTGCCCCGCAGTCGTAGCCGTCCATCTACCCTCCCTCCAGGGGGCTCAGGCATGGGCAGCCTCCATGGAAGCAGCCAGAGGCATCCCAAAGGCAGCCCTCCCCCTACTGTTTGCACAGTGACTGCCATAGTGCACAACTGTGAACTGCCTCAGAAAGGCTTGTCATCTGGACTTGAATATCAtgacaaaatgaacaaacaaaacttaATAACAGCAGACAGGACTACTTACACAGGTGGTAAATGGCACTCAGTCATGGCTTCCCTGGGGATAATGCCAGGGCAAGACAGCCCTGCAGTAGGTGCTAAAAACAGAGAGAATCCCCCTCTTGGCTACCCATACAGGTTACAGAGCCCACTTCAAGGGGAAGCTTGGGATTCTCTACCCCAGAAGAACATTTTGTCACCTTCTTGCTACAGTTTTACGCCAGCCCCACCTTGTAGTGCCTTGCCAGAGGATGTTATGGTCACTATGACAACCACAGACCCCCAGCTTAATCTTAAACAGGCCATCAAACTGCAGTTTGAAGGTCCCACCAGTTCAGCCTTATACAAAAGAGAGACACCCTTGTGA